In a single window of the Agromyces sp. H17E-10 genome:
- a CDS encoding biotin--[acetyl-CoA-carboxylase] ligase: protein MEWERSRAAVPRFEFLAEAGSTNDELRRAATSEDAAGWPHGSVIVTDNQTKGRGRLGRTWLAPTGKTLAISLLLRPALGGGRAFPPDAYGWIPLIAGAAMTEAVRNAVDAAAARVAATDPEHDADDRSGGVSVELKWPNDVLVSDYKICGILSELVPATEDVPAAVVVGAGLNLTLDEHDLPTLTSTSLLLATGVRPDGDAVLADYLTRFLAMFDDFCRAGADAAAASIDRRVTELCGTIGAEVRVELPGDRELLGRAERLDADGRLVVIDRENGEPWSVAAGDVTHLRY from the coding sequence ATGGAGTGGGAGCGATCGCGCGCGGCCGTGCCGCGCTTCGAGTTCCTCGCCGAGGCGGGGTCGACGAACGACGAGCTGCGCCGGGCGGCGACGAGCGAGGATGCAGCGGGCTGGCCGCACGGCTCGGTGATCGTCACCGACAACCAGACGAAGGGTCGTGGCCGGCTGGGCCGCACCTGGCTCGCACCGACCGGCAAGACGCTCGCGATCTCGCTCCTCCTGCGGCCTGCGCTCGGCGGGGGGAGAGCGTTCCCGCCCGACGCGTACGGCTGGATCCCGTTGATCGCCGGGGCGGCGATGACCGAGGCCGTGCGCAACGCCGTCGACGCCGCGGCGGCGCGTGTCGCGGCGACCGACCCCGAGCACGATGCCGACGACCGCTCGGGCGGGGTGTCGGTCGAGCTCAAGTGGCCGAACGACGTGCTCGTGTCCGACTACAAGATCTGCGGCATCCTCTCGGAGCTCGTGCCAGCGACGGAGGACGTGCCGGCCGCCGTCGTCGTCGGCGCGGGACTCAACCTGACCCTCGACGAGCACGACCTGCCGACGCTCACGTCGACCTCGCTGCTGCTCGCGACGGGCGTCAGGCCCGACGGCGACGCCGTGCTCGCCGACTACCTGACGCGCTTCCTCGCGATGTTCGACGACTTCTGTCGCGCCGGCGCCGACGCGGCCGCCGCCTCGATCGACCGGCGCGTCACCGAGCTCTGCGGCACCATCGGCGCCGAGGTGCGCGTCGAGCTCCCGGGCGACCGCGAGCTCCTCGGCCGTGCCGAGCGGCTCGACGCCGACGGGCGACTCGTGGTCATCGACCGCGAGAACGGCGAGCCCTGGTCTGTCGCCGCCGGCGACGTGACCCACCTGCGCTATTAA